A segment of the Microbacterium luteolum genome:
TCTGGGCCATCGCGAGGATGTGCGCCTTCTCGCCGTCGAAGAACGCGGTGACCCGCGTGGTGTTGACGGTGCCGGGGCAGACGGCCGCGAGGTCGTCGTGCTGTCGGATGACCTCTTCGATCAGCAGCTCGCCGCGGGCGAGCAGGCCGCGGTGGAAGTCATCCCAGTCCGTGACGTCGGCCGCGTGGTACCGGTGCACGCCCGTCCCCGCCTGGCCGACCGGCTCCTTGGTGACGATCGTGCCGAGGCGCTGGGTGAGCTCGCGCACGGCATCCGCGTTGCCCTCTTCCACGACCAGCCATTCACGGTGCAGGTGCTGCGCGAAATGCCGGTCGAACTCGACCTTGTCCTGGAAGATCCAGCGGAAGTCCGGGTGGTCGTACCGGTGCGACAGCAGGTTGGAGACCGGGTGGGTCATGAATGTCTCGCGCTCCGCCTTGGTCAGCATGGCGAAGTCGTAGTCGATGTAGTCCTGGAACCCGACGTTGTGCCGTGCGGCCGACCACAGCATGTCGACGACGATGCCCGGAACCGCCTTGTGGTGCTGCTTCGAGGCCTCCTTGGCCCGCTCCATCACCGATCCGATGTCGATGCGACGCGCGCGTCCCAGCAGATAGTGGATGCGGGTCCCGAGGGAAAGACGTGACATGAGGCTCCGAGGGTAGGGGTCCCGACCAGTCTACGGGGGGCACGATGAGCGACCCTGGGACCACACGGGCGCTGGAGTCGGGGCGGCTGCGGCTCAGAAGCCCTCCGGCTCCCGCGGCGTGTAGGCGCTCTCCAGCTGGGCCAGCTCGGTGGATTCCAGGCGGATGCCGGCCGAGGCGACGGCATCCTCGATGTGCTCCGCGCGGGTGGCGCCGACGATCGGCGCGGTGACGGCCGACTGCTGCGCGACCCAGGCGAGGGCGATCTGCGCGCGCGAGACACGGCGCTCCGCGGCGACACGACCGACGGCATCCACGATCGCCCGGTTCGACTCCTCTTCCCTGCGGTACAGGGTCGCGCCGAACTCGTCGGTCGCGGTGCGGGCGGTCGTCTCGTCCCAGTCGCGGGTGACGCGTCCGCGCGCGAGTGGCGACCACGGCAGCACTCCGACGCCGGAGTCGAGGCAGTACGGGTGCATCTCGCGCTCCTCCTCGCGCTGGAGCAGGTTGTACTGGTCCTGCATCGAGACGAAGGGCGTCCACCCGTTCAGGCGGGCGACGTGCTGCGCCTTCGCGAACTGCCAGGTCCACATCGAGGAGGCGCCGATGTACCGCGCCTTTCCGGAGCGCACGACGTCGTGGAGCGCCTCCATGGTCTCCTCGATCGGCGTCTCCGGGTCCCAGCGGTGGATCTGGTAGAGATCGATGAAGTCGGTGCCGAGGCGGCGGAGGCTCGCGTCGATGCCCGACAGGATGTGCGCGCGGCTGAGCCCGGCCTGGTTCGCGCCAGGCCCCATGCGGCCGTGCACCTTCGTGGCGATCACGACCTGGTCGCGCTGCGCGAAGTCGGCGAGCGCGCGGCCGACGAACTCCTCGCTCGTGCCGTCGGAGTACACGTCGGCCGTGTCGAACGTGGTGATCCCTGCTTCGAGCGCCTGACGGATGAGCGGACGACTGGTCTCCTCGTCGAGCGACCAGCGGTGGGTGCCGCGGTCGGGCGCGCCGAAGCTCATGCAGCCCAGCACCACCGGGGAGATGCGGAGGCCGGTGTTCCCCAGCCGTACGTGGTCGGTCGTCTCCAGCATCCGTCTTCTCCCTCGCTTCGCGCGCTCGGTGGCACGTATCGTCCCAGCCTTGCACGTTCCTCAGAGGATGGTCGTGAGCACCCCGCCGTCCGCACGCAGGGCGGCGCCGTTGGTCGCCGAGGAGAGAGGACTCGCGAGGTACGCGACCAGATGGGCGATCTCCTCCGGTCGGATGAACCGCTGCAGCAGCGACGTGTCGCGCACGAGCGACCCCTTGAGCTGCTCCACGTCGACGGACTGCGCGGCGGCGATGCTCTCGACCGCCGCTGCGACTCCATCGGAGTACGTCGGTCCGCCGAGCACCGTGTTCACCGTGACGTTCGTGCCGCGTGTGAGCTTCGCGAGGCCGTTCGCCACGGCGAGCGCGGCCGCTTTCGTGGCGCCGTAGTGGATCATCTCCGCCGGCACGTCGACGGCCGATTCCGTGCCGATGAAGATGATGCGCCCCTCGTTCCTGGCCAGCATCCCCGGCAGCAACCGGCGCGACAGGCGCACGGCAGCCATCATGTTGAGCTGGAAGTACCGGGACCACTCCGCGTCGTCGATCTGCGCGAACGGCGCGACGTCGAAGACGCCGGCGTTGTTCACCAGGATGTCGACCTCCCCGAGGGCTTCCAGGAGCGCGTCCACCTGGGCAGGATCGGCGAGGTCCGCCGCGATCCCCGAGATGTCGGCGCCAGGCGCTTCGGCGCGGAGCCGGTCCACCGCCTCGGCGACGCGGGCCTGCGAGCGGCCGTTGATGACGACACTGGCGCCTTCGATGGCGCAGGCGAGAGCCGCCGCGCGACCGATCCCCTGCGTGGAGCCGCTGATGAAGACCCTTTTGCCGGCGATGTGGAGATCCATAGGTGCGTCCGTTCCTGTCAACATTTACTTGTCTAGGAAAGTAAGCCTAGCCCATTTACTTTCCTGAGCAAGTCATGTCCTAGGGTGGATCCATGGCACTCACGGGATCAGCAGACGCGCTCGGGCCGGACGAACTCGAGACCTGGTCCGCACTCGCGACCCTGCTCGAGTGGCTGCCGACCGCACTCGACGCGCAGCTGCAGCGCGATTCGGGCATCAGTCATTTCGAGTACGGCATCCTCTTCGCCCTCGCCGAGGCCGATGAGCGCACGCTGCGGATGAGCGAACTCGCGAGCTACGCGAACAGCACGCTCTCGCGCCTGTCTCGAGCCGTCGCGCGTCTCGAGGCGAAGAGCTGGGTCCGTCGCGCTCCCGACCCGACCGACGGACGCATCACGCTCGCGACGCTGACCGATGAGGGAGCGGATGCCGCGCGCGCCGCCGCGCCTGGGCACGTCGCACTCGTGCGTCGGCTCGTCTTCGATGCGCTCACGCCGACACAGGCGACGCAGCTGCGCACCGCGAGCCGTCGCATCACCGGTGCGATCCGTGAGCAGGACGGGTGGATGCCGCGCGTGTGACGCGTCGCGCCCCCGCGCCGACCAGCCCCCTTCTGTGCGAGCCACCCCGTTATGGACGGGCACAAAGGGGCCGCTCGCACACAGAGGGGCCCCTCGCACACAAAAGGGGCCGCTCGGCAGGAAGCGGACTACTCGATCTGACCGATCGGCTCGCGCTTCTCCGCCTGGAACTGATCCTCGGCGCGGCCCCGGGCCCAGTACGCCGAGATCGACAGGGATTCGCGCGGCACCTCGCGCTGCTTCAGCACGGCGCGGACCTCCTTGATGGTCGCGCGCTCTCCGTGGGCGAAGACGTGCGGGTGGCCATCGGCCCAGGCCAGGGCGCCGAGGGCTGCGAGCAGCTCGTCGTCGGACTGCGTCCACGTCACCGTCAGTCCGGCCGGTGCCTCCGGCAGGATGCGGTCGGCGGCGTCGGTCACCGAGAGCAGCACGTGACCCCGAGTCGCGGCATCCATGCTCTCGATCGCCGACGAGATGGCGGGCAGCGCGGTGTGGTCGCCGACCAGCAAGTGCCATGGGGCGGCGGGATCGGGGCGGTAGCCGCCGCCGGCGCCGCTGACGACGAGCGTGTCGCCGGGCTGCGCCGCGCGCGCCCAGGGTCCGGCCACACCCTCGTCGCCGTGCACGACGAAGTCGATCACCAGGCGCCGCTCAGCGGGATCGGCCGAGCGGACCGTGTACGTCCGCCGCGTCGGGAGCTTCTCCGGGCTCTCCTCCCGCAGCTGCGCAAGGTCGTACGGCGGCCTCAGCCCGTGAGCCGGATCCGCGAACAGGATCTTGACGTACTTGTCGGTCGAGTCGTTGTCGCGGAACGCGTCGTACCCGTCGCCGCCGGCCGTGATCCGGATCAGGTCGGGGCTCACCTGCTCGACCTGCTGAACGGTGAGGACGGCCTGTTCGGGAGCTCTGCGCGGCTGCTCTTGTGTCATCGGGACTCCGGATTCGTGGCGAATGGTCGGTTCCAGTCTGCCCGGCTCCGACGGGGGCGGGGCCGCCCGGGCTCTCCGGCAGGACTCAGAGGTTCGGAATCGACGTCACTGCCGCCGTCCAGAGCGCGGTGCTCTCGGCGGAGCCGGTGATCACGATGTCATCGGTCGCCCA
Coding sequences within it:
- a CDS encoding aldo/keto reductase, with protein sequence MLETTDHVRLGNTGLRISPVVLGCMSFGAPDRGTHRWSLDEETSRPLIRQALEAGITTFDTADVYSDGTSEEFVGRALADFAQRDQVVIATKVHGRMGPGANQAGLSRAHILSGIDASLRRLGTDFIDLYQIHRWDPETPIEETMEALHDVVRSGKARYIGASSMWTWQFAKAQHVARLNGWTPFVSMQDQYNLLQREEEREMHPYCLDSGVGVLPWSPLARGRVTRDWDETTARTATDEFGATLYRREEESNRAIVDAVGRVAAERRVSRAQIALAWVAQQSAVTAPIVGATRAEHIEDAVASAGIRLESTELAQLESAYTPREPEGF
- a CDS encoding sugar-transfer associated ATP-grasp domain-containing protein, with the protein product MSRLSLGTRIHYLLGRARRIDIGSVMERAKEASKQHHKAVPGIVVDMLWSAARHNVGFQDYIDYDFAMLTKAERETFMTHPVSNLLSHRYDHPDFRWIFQDKVEFDRHFAQHLHREWLVVEEGNADAVRELTQRLGTIVTKEPVGQAGTGVHRYHAADVTDWDDFHRGLLARGELLIEEVIRQHDDLAAVCPGTVNTTRVTAFFDGEKAHILAMAQKFGRGAVSDQMTFGGFYTMLDENGHAVSAGYDSHGHVHENHPDSGFRIADFQLPYMDEVRAFIDEVARVVPQVQYVGWDIVVSPDGPVLVEGNWGAGVYENKPSVTGIRTGHKPRYREVIGF
- a CDS encoding siderophore-interacting protein, with the translated sequence MTQEQPRRAPEQAVLTVQQVEQVSPDLIRITAGGDGYDAFRDNDSTDKYVKILFADPAHGLRPPYDLAQLREESPEKLPTRRTYTVRSADPAERRLVIDFVVHGDEGVAGPWARAAQPGDTLVVSGAGGGYRPDPAAPWHLLVGDHTALPAISSAIESMDAATRGHVLLSVTDAADRILPEAPAGLTVTWTQSDDELLAALGALAWADGHPHVFAHGERATIKEVRAVLKQREVPRESLSISAYWARGRAEDQFQAEKREPIGQIE
- a CDS encoding MarR family winged helix-turn-helix transcriptional regulator; protein product: MALTGSADALGPDELETWSALATLLEWLPTALDAQLQRDSGISHFEYGILFALAEADERTLRMSELASYANSTLSRLSRAVARLEAKSWVRRAPDPTDGRITLATLTDEGADAARAAAPGHVALVRRLVFDALTPTQATQLRTASRRITGAIREQDGWMPRV
- a CDS encoding SDR family NAD(P)-dependent oxidoreductase; this translates as MDLHIAGKRVFISGSTQGIGRAAALACAIEGASVVINGRSQARVAEAVDRLRAEAPGADISGIAADLADPAQVDALLEALGEVDILVNNAGVFDVAPFAQIDDAEWSRYFQLNMMAAVRLSRRLLPGMLARNEGRIIFIGTESAVDVPAEMIHYGATKAAALAVANGLAKLTRGTNVTVNTVLGGPTYSDGVAAAVESIAAAQSVDVEQLKGSLVRDTSLLQRFIRPEEIAHLVAYLASPLSSATNGAALRADGGVLTTIL